A region of Kiritimatiellia bacterium DNA encodes the following proteins:
- a CDS encoding VCBS repeat-containing protein: protein MRTMAAGIVSIMMGAALAAGAEPVGSERDVETALAEERADLARRASPEALRETLGLPLPEPILEPGERERPAPAFAPSPAAPWCGPMVWMDADSDGDMDLLQNLIDYPSVKASSGGCGALSAAKTILFVNEGTHVTPWVAGPRLYPDSVMLALGDYDNDNHVDYGIGGFDYAPLGVSGSYVYANLFKWFNLTLFINPLGAKLAKAYAYSPQQMQWVDYDNDGDQDVCYSGRSPNSPLVDMVKLYQNGPFPGGAFYNLFIVSDIPTALNTPAGQGLVLWADHDNDGDFDCVRANDATADTRLYRNDGKGIFVKAQILATFAAGHGAWGDSDNDGDLDLVLGGKQQVYLRNDGGQFTPLTGTGIASASGPVSWADYDNDGDLDLLTLTIGSAGVTLYENQVLPAGSVHSFQAVTGAGLPADLNGYSAWGDYDRDGDLDLALSKPANAGIASVKPIYLDPKDFQTRVFCNLAAHKNTAPAAPAGLKAVVSGGSVKLSWLASGDAETPVPGLSYNLRVGITPGGAEVVSPLSCPDSGTRKVAALGNVNQNLSWTLKNLPPMTYYWSVQAVDTAYAGGAWAAEQPFVVP, encoded by the coding sequence ATGAGAACAATGGCCGCCGGAATCGTGAGCATAATGATGGGCGCCGCCCTGGCGGCGGGCGCGGAGCCGGTTGGTTCGGAACGGGATGTTGAAACGGCTTTGGCGGAGGAGCGGGCGGACCTGGCGCGGCGGGCCTCGCCGGAGGCTCTTCGCGAAACGCTGGGCCTGCCGCTGCCGGAGCCCATCCTGGAGCCGGGGGAGAGGGAGCGGCCGGCTCCGGCCTTCGCGCCGAGTCCGGCCGCGCCATGGTGCGGCCCCATGGTCTGGATGGACGCCGACAGCGACGGCGACATGGACCTGCTGCAGAACTTGATCGACTATCCGTCCGTCAAGGCTTCCAGCGGCGGCTGCGGCGCGCTCTCGGCGGCCAAGACCATCCTGTTCGTCAACGAGGGTACGCACGTGACGCCCTGGGTGGCGGGACCGCGCCTGTACCCGGACTCGGTCATGCTGGCCCTGGGCGACTACGACAACGACAACCACGTGGACTACGGCATCGGAGGCTTCGACTACGCCCCCCTGGGCGTGAGCGGCAGCTACGTGTATGCCAACCTCTTCAAGTGGTTCAATCTCACCCTCTTCATCAACCCGCTCGGCGCCAAGCTGGCGAAGGCGTACGCCTACTCGCCCCAGCAGATGCAGTGGGTGGACTACGACAACGACGGCGACCAGGATGTATGCTACAGCGGGCGGTCCCCCAACAGCCCCCTCGTGGACATGGTCAAGCTCTACCAGAACGGCCCGTTTCCCGGCGGCGCATTCTATAACCTTTTTATCGTATCAGACATCCCGACCGCGCTGAATACCCCGGCCGGCCAGGGCCTGGTGCTCTGGGCCGATCACGACAATGACGGCGACTTCGATTGCGTCCGCGCGAACGACGCCACGGCGGACACCAGGTTGTACCGGAATGACGGCAAGGGGATATTCGTAAAGGCCCAGATCCTCGCCACCTTCGCGGCCGGGCATGGCGCCTGGGGCGATTCCGACAACGACGGAGACCTGGACCTGGTCTTGGGCGGGAAACAACAGGTCTACCTTCGCAACGACGGCGGCCAGTTCACGCCTCTGACGGGAACCGGCATCGCCTCCGCGTCCGGACCGGTGAGCTGGGCCGATTATGACAACGACGGCGACCTGGACTTGTTGACGCTCACGATCGGGAGCGCCGGCGTCACGCTCTATGAGAACCAGGTTCTGCCCGCCGGCTCGGTCCACAGCTTCCAGGCCGTGACCGGCGCCGGACTTCCCGCCGACCTCAACGGATATTCCGCGTGGGGCGACTACGATCGCGACGGAGACCTGGACCTGGCTCTTTCCAAGCCCGCGAATGCCGGCATCGCCAGCGTTAAGCCCATCTACTTGGATCCGAAAGATTTTCAGACGCGCGTGTTCTGCAACCTGGCGGCGCACAAGAACACGGCGCCCGCCGCCCCCGCCGGTCTGAAGGCCGTCGTCAGCGGCGGCTCGGTGAAGTTGTCCTGGCTGGCGTCCGGCGATGCCGAAACACCCGTGCCGGGCCTGTCCTACAACCTGCGCGTCGGGATCACCCCGGGCGGCGCGGAAGTGGTCTCGCCGCTGTCCTGCCCCGACAGCGGCACGCGCAAGGTGGCGGCCCTGGGCAACGTGAACCAGAACCTGTCATGGACGCTGAAGAACCTGCCGCCGATGACCTACTACTGGAGCGTGCAGGCCGTGGACACGGCCTATGCCGGCGGCGCATGGGCCGCCGAGCAGCCCTTCGTGGTGCCCTGA